The following is a genomic window from Fulvia fulva chromosome 9, complete sequence.
CAATCGCCATCTGTACCTGCTCGCCACGGCGATCCAGTCGACAGCCATCACCACAGTCGATCTACGCCTCACTTGCTCCGGTTACCTCGACCCTTCCGATGCTATCTTCATGCTCTGGCCACTATCTTGTCTGGGTCCCAATATAGCACTCACAATCTCTAGCACCGACAGTGAAGTCGTCGAAAACCTGCGGGTGTGCCAAGCCGAATCCGGTGGCGATACCACAGCGCTCTCCCGATATCTTCCTATCAAGGCGCAAGCCGATGATCTGATTCGTCGTGTCCAGGAGGCACGCCTCGAGAAGACTGGAGTCCAGTTTCTGCCTGCCAATCTTGGCGCCTCGTTCAATGGAAGTACTGCGTATATTGCAGTGAGCGACATCAGGGACAGACATCCAGCGCCGGAGTCTTGCATAAGAGACAATGTGACAAGAGCAGCTAATTTGATGGCTAATGAGAGGTTGAAGCAGTTGGCGGAGCGCGTGAACGAGGTCTTGGGCTGACTCATGAGAGAAGTTGCAGTGTCGTGGTTAGCAGGAGTAGTTGAATGGGAAATGTATCATAACTCCCGTCATAGCAGATGAAACTCCTCAGAGTCGCAAGTGCTCCCGTGTGCAATACATCTAGCTCAACGTCAAGATCAAGTACGTCTATATCAAAAGCCGCACGGTGAGCTCAAGAACTCCCCTCCTCCTGATTCTGAAACGACAGATTCGGCAACGTCCCTCTCCTCGAAGGTTGATTTACCTTAACCTCGCCCCGATCCGCCCCACCCTGAAGGTGCATACCCCTCTTCGCCAAAGACTCATCCGTCTCATAGATCATAGCCGCCTCATCATCTCCATCTCGAAACTGGTACGTTCGAAGTTCCGCTTCGTTCCACCTACATATCTTTAGCATCGCGGCCATACGAAGAGGGACGATATCATAGAAGAAGCTGCACTTACCAAGGCGTCGTCTGCTCTCCCTCATCATCAACCTCGCCAGTCGTGAAATGATTAAAGAACCCATGACTAACCAACGCCACCTCCTTCTCCGGTCGCGCCTGGATCCATTTCCTCAGCTTCAGCGCGCGAGCATTGCACGCTTTAGCATCGGTCGCGAACTCTCCCTCGTGTTTGTACCAGCCGTGCTTTCGATCACATCAATAGGAGTCGGGAAGTGCACAGTGGTAAGGACAGTTCGGATTTACCTTCAGATGATCAAAATCTACCTTCTCGTCCCCAAACTCCTTGATGAGATCCTCAACCGGCGATCCAGTATCGGAGGGAGCATCGGAGACTTCCTCGGCGGTGGGTAGAGCGATGATGACCAGGCCTCGTTCTACGCAGGGTGCGAAGGCGAGTTGGCAGGTCTGGATCGCGCGGCGGAGGGGTGATGCTAGGAGGAGTTCGATCTGAAGGTGGATGTCAGTAAACTTAGATCTGATCAAAGATGATAGTGGGGAAGGATTGCAATGTTGCCGACAAAACACTTACCTTATCATGTCTATCAAAGTCCTTGCATCGATCGATACATTGCTGTTTACCCTTCTCAGTCAGGGAAGGATCGTGAAGAAGATGGCCGTCCTTCGTCACGTCGTGAGAATGGTACCCTTGACCATGGCGCATGATATGGAGGATTGGAGGCATCTTGAGGAGTGGTGCAGTATGCGGATCTTGCCAGACCCCTTGTAGTTCTGTGAAGCTCCCTCTGCTGAAGTCGGTACTGCCGAGAATGTGGCTGTGATTGTCGACATCCTGCACTTGTCCGCGGCGGCGCTCACCATACTATACAGCGTTGTCATTATACTTTCCACCACGTGTTGGCGTCTGTCATCGACGAATGTAGAGAAAAGTTTCATCGTCATTGTGCAGCTCTAGTGGGTCGGCAAAAGAAAGCAAGCTTTCGGGTACCTACTTCTTGATACCAACGACCAGGTCGACGGAAGGTCGATGTCAGGCTTCTGCAGGTATATCGTCTCTGAGGCTGTAGCAATAGAGACATTGTTCATTATGGTTCGTATTTGATAACGTACACGAAGCAGATAGCAACCCCAGATCGCCATGAGGGCGATATGTACAGGTCTAGCACTGACCTGCGAATCTTGTTATCATACCTGCAGATCACGGTTGTTGTGTTATTACAGTTGTCGCCAAAGGAGTGTCCGTACGATTTGCGCGCTCTCGCGACGATCATGGAAGTCTCGGTCTGGTCCTCGGGTTCTCGCTGCTCGTTTCATTGTGGGCAGCGCTGGTCTCGGTCGTGTTGGTGGTAGTGGTCGTGTTATATGGGTCGATACCGCATCTCGCCATGCACTTTCGACTGCCCCAGTTGGCGCCTGTGCCGATCGGACGGATATGCGCAGCACTCTCCTCGTTCAAGACGTCGCCGCCAAACGCAGCATTGACCCAGTCCCAGTCGAAGCCATTGGTGAAGATGTTGCCAATGTTAAGAGTTCCTGCATCCTCGTCGGTCAGGGCAGAGACCATCATAGCATCCTCGCAAGCTGCGTTCGCGTCAGCAGGTTGATCGACAGTGCTTGGTACAAACAGTGGCGGTGAAGAACGCCCAGCTGTTTCATCTCCTTGCACCATGCATTGTCATGTCAACGAGCTAGAGCAGCTTTTTGTCTTGAATGCTTGCTCGATCGTAGATGGTGGCATGGTGCTATACGAGACCTGCGCAAGACTCACCTTCGTTGCCCATCATGTGTAGAGCGCCTGCAGGGAAGATTGTCGCCTTCATTGGTGTGAGATGTGTAGTGATGGTGTGAGCTCCATTCTCTTCTTGCATCCAAGTGGTGGTGTTGCCAGTGATCGCGACCACCCAGTTAGCAGCGCGAGGGTGGTAGTGCGGCGGCAACATTGCGCACGGGCCAAGCTGTACTATGGCCACTGAAGAGACGGTCAGCTTGTCCTACATAATGCGTCGTCATGCAGGATCACCAACAGGTCAGCCCGTTCTTTCGAGCAGGAGGGAACGTAGCTGCGTTCATATTCGCCACACCGCCAGGTCTTGTGGTGAAGAATGGTTGCTGTTGCGAGAAGTCGAAGACCCAGTCGTCGTCGTTGGGTAGTAGACCAAGTCTGTCGAGCTGCGTGGCAGCCGTGTCCAGCTTCGCCATCAGTCCTGGGAATCTCGTGAAGTCGATGGTGACGGCCCTCCTGGACAACAAAGCGAGGATGGCCCCGATGGCCAGCGGTGATTTACGAAACATGCTGTCCGTATGTATGCTTTCCAACAAAGTGGTTGGGATGTGCTGTGCTATACTGTGCCTCGTGTGCGAAGTGGTACCCAGTGCTGGATCGTTGGGAAGCCGGATTTTGTGAACAAGCGAAGGACGAAGAACTGGAATAGCCTTGGCCAGAAGCGTCGATGGCCTGGTGGACTAGTAGTTCCTTGAGAGTGGTTATAGTAGTCAAAGCTGAAATCCCGGGGAGAGGGAACAGTTCTATATATCCTGTGTCCTCCCACGGGGCACGGTCACCACATGGAAATGGGCGTTATGCCATGGCCGAGGAAAAGCGGCTTGAACGACGCTCCCAGAGACATGAAGCTAGTCTATGATCTAGGAGGCTTCAGACTTCCGACCGACTTGCTCTGTCATCAAGGAAGGTGTGCAATATATGGAAACGGACAGTGAACTCACCATCCTTGGCCAGCCACAAGTCAACGAAGCTGGCAAGGGTTGGCCCTGCCTCTCTGGTCTTTGTGAAGTACGTAATGTAAGAGCAGATCAGGGTGACAGTTCGCATGCTGGCCATAGTCTTCTGGAAGGGCGTCCAACTACCAGTGGTCCTGGCGGGGAGACCAGATCATTCCGAAGCATGTTCCGAGCCAGGAAAGTGCCGGGTCCTATTCGTGTTGCTTGGTGGCGGTGGTGCATCGTCTTCGCCATGGAGTCGACAGAGGACTACT
Proteins encoded in this region:
- a CDS encoding putative phosphatase, producing MPPILHIMRHGQGYHSHDVTKDGHLLHDPSLTEKGKQQCIDRCKDFDRHDKIELLLASPLRRAIQTCQLAFAPCVERGLVIIALPTAEEVSDAPSDTGSPVEDLIKEFGDEKVDFDHLKHGWYKHEGEFATDAKACNARALKLRKWIQARPEKEVALVSHGFFNHFTTGEVDDEGEQTTPWWNEAELRTYQFRDGDDEAAMIYETDESLAKRGMHLQGGADRGEVKVNQPSRRGTLPNLSFQNQEEGSS
- a CDS encoding Spherulin-1A, whose amino-acid sequence is MFRKSPLAIGAILALLSRRAVTIDFTRFPGLMAKLDTAATQLDRLGLLPNDDDWVFDFSQQQPFFTTRPGGVANMNAATFPPARKNGLTLAIVQLGPCAMLPPHYHPRAANWVVAITGNTTTWMQEENGAHTITTHLTPMKATIFPAGALHMMGNEACEDAMMVSALTDEDAGTLNIGNIFTNGFDWDWVNAAFGGDVLNEESAAHIRPIGTGANWGSRKCMARCGIDPYNTTTTTNTTETSAAHNETSSENPRTRPRLP